GATATTGCGGCTCAGGGCGGCGGGATCCTCTCCACGGTTCGCCACACGCGTGAAGCCCATGAAGATGAATTGTTTAACTCAGCTCGCCAACGTTTGGAGCATTTACTGAAAGAAGGCGTGACGACTGTCGAAATCAAGTCCGGTTATGGGCTGGACATCGACAACGAAATCAAAATGCTGCGCGTTATTCGCCGGCTGGGCGAAACGTTACCGGTAGAAGTGTATGCCACCTGTCTGGCGGCGCATGCGATCCCGCCGGAGTTCAGCGGTGACGGTAATAAATGGGTTGAAGTGGTGTGCGAGCAGTTGCTACCGCGCGTCGCAAACGAAAAACTGGCGGATGCGGTCGATGCATTTTGCGAGCATCTGGCGTTTAGTCCCGCGCAAACTGAAACCGTTTTTGCTGCCGCTCGTGCGTTAGGCCTACCGGTAAAACTCCACGCCGAACAGCTTTCCGCCCTCGCAGGCAGCAGCCTGGCAGCGCGTTACCAGGCGTTATCCGCCGACCATCTGGAATATGCAACCGCTGCTGACGCACAGGCAATGGCCGCTGCAAACACCGTTGCGGTTTTGCTGCCAGGGGCGTTTTATCTGTTGCGTGAAAAGCAACAGCCGCCGGTCGCCTCATTCCGCCAATTTGGCGTGCCGATGGCCGTCGCCAGCGACATGAATCCTGGTACGTCTCCGGCTCTGTCATTGCGTCTCATGTTAAATATGGCCTGCACCCTGTTTGGCTTAACGCCTGAAGAAGCGTTGGCCGGTGTGACGCTGCATGCCGCGCAGGCACTGGGGATCCGTGAAAGCCATGGCAGCCTTGAATGCGGAAAAGTTGCAAACTTTGTGCATTGGCCCGTGGCACGTCCCGCAGAACTGGTCTATTGGTTAGGGGGGCAATTGCCCTGCACCGTGATTTATCAGGGAGAGAAACGTGACAGCACCTTTTAATTTCAGCCGAGGGAAACTGCCGATCCTTATCAGCATTCCCCATGCAGGCACGGCTTTAACGCCAGAAGTTGAGTCGGCGTTAAGCGAGGCAGCAATGCCATTGCCTGATACCGACTGGCATATACCGAAACTTTATGAATTCGCCACGAGCCTGGGTGGCAGCGTGATTATCGGCAATTATTCGCGCATGGTTATCGATTTAAACCGCCCTGCCGACGATAAACCGCTCTATACTACCGCCACCACGGGTCTGTATCCCGAAACATTGTTTGATGGGGCTCCCGTTTTTATCCCAGGTAAAGAACCGAGCCAGGCGCAACGTAAAGCGGTGCTGGACACAATCTGGCAGCCCTATCATCTGCAATTACAAACCGAACTGGAAAGAATGAAAGCCGAGCATGGCTACGCGTTGTTGTTCGATGCACATTCTATTGCCAGCCGGATCCCTCGTTTGTTTGAGGGGAAATTGCCCGATCTTAATTTCGGTACTAACGGTGGCAAGAGCTGCGACGAGCTGATTGAAGAGCATCTGGTGGCGTGTGCCGCCTCGCAAAAGCAATTTAGCTGGGTGGCGAATGGACGCTTTAAAGGCGGATATATTACCCGCGCTTACGGTCAACCCGCGCAAGGGATCCACGCCGTTCAACTGGAACTGGCGCAATGCAACTATATGGATGAGCAAGCGCCATTTGCCTGGCGTTCAGATCGTGCAGAAAAACTGCAACCGCTGCTTGAACAGTTGATTCGGTCGATGTTAAGCAGCGCGCAACAGATTGCCTGAAGTCTGACGGGCAAAAGAAAACCGCCGGTCCTGGCCACAGCTCAATGAGCTTATGGACAAAACCGGCGGTCTTAAATCAGTTAATCAGTAAATGTGTTATTGCTGATCTGCTGACATTTTACCTTCATGCTGAGGGCGTTCTGTCAGACGCTTCTCAAAATTAGCATTAAATTGCTTTTTCTGCTCAGGCGTCAGAATGTTGTAGATCTTATTCTGCGTTTCCATATGAGCCATCATGCGAGCTTTGTTCTGCTCTGCCATTTTATCTACCTGCGCCTGTGCTTTGGCTTTATCGAAGCTGTCGCTGGCGATGATGCTGTGCGCTGCACGACGTTCTTCAACGGTTGGGCGCTCCATTTTACCGTGCTGTTCCTTCATGATGTCACGCACTTGCTGTTTCTGTGCGTCGGTCAGGTTCAGGTCTTTAAACATCATGTCGTGATGGCCACCACGCAACCCTTTATGGTGCATCATCGGTGCATCCGTTTTTGCCGCTGGAGTCGTGGTGGTGTCAGCTGCATGAGCCAGATTCGCCGCGCCCATAGCCAGAGTTGAAGCAACAAAGAGAGCTGTTAATTTACGCATATTATTATCCTTCATCATAATTTGGATTTTTCTGCGACGAGGTTGCCGCGTTGACGAAATTAAGTTTACGGGGTTATGCGTCAAGTAACAGTGCTCATCGGTAAAGCATTGAAAGGGGAAAAAACAAATTTTCAGCAATTATGGAGATAATAAGGATAAAGCGGAGTGGAATTGCAACAAAATATAACAAGACGATGATTTTAAAGAAATTATGAAGAGAGTGTATAGCAATTAATACCCAGGTGAAAGCATATCACTAAGATTTATCTGTATATAATTGGCCTCAAGGTCTGAGGCCAATAAATAATTAAATCTCAGTCAGCATTAATCCAGCTCGCAAGCCAATTGCCACATTAGGATTCGGGAATAAAACGAACTCGCTATCCTCTTTCACCACATAACGCGTATCGCCATCCTCTGCCAGCAAAGTGCCTTTCGGGAAAGCGGTAAAGTTTTGCGTTTGTGCGGACATATGCAAGACAAAATCATCACTGTTGCGCGTTATCTGCTGTGACACTTTATAGCGTAGCGGTTCGCTGTCAGCACACGGTGACGTTTCACCACTCAGCAGCGCTTGCAGCGCCTGTCGGGTCACTTCAAATTGACTGAGATCGTTTTCACCAAACGGCTGCGCTTTACCCAGCTCCAGTGTGCAACTTAGCGCGTTGAAATGCTCGCTGCTGAAATGGGTAAAAGTGCCGCCAGGTGCCTGATGAAATACCAACGCTTGTAAGCCCGCACAGCCTAACCATGAGAGGAACGCCTCATCGTAAGGCTGCGCACGCGCGGGTAGCACGCCAAATCGAGGGTGATATGAGCTGCGAATCGCCGTGTGCATATCCAGATGCCAGCATGTTGTCTCTTCACATTCTGCCAGAAAGAGATCTAAAGCATGTTCAAGACGGCAGGCACGTTGGGTTTCTATGCTTTCCGGGAACTGCTGCCAGCGCCCGCCAAACATGCGATTCATGTCGCTATGCTGATAACGCTGGTTGCTACGCAAGGCCGCAGGATTGCCGAGGATCACCAACACACGCCACTGCAACGCCATCTCTCCCGCCAGAAGGCTATCGACTAACTGTGCGAGTATTTCTACCGGCGCAGTTTCGTTGCCGTGGATCCCCGCTGACAGCACCAGCGTCTTTTCAACAGCCTGATGAGGCGCCAGCGTCAGGATCCCTTCGTCCCACCATTGCCAATGAAGATGAGCATTCTTACCTGCGCTATGGGTTGGCACTTTCCCTGCCAGGGTCTGTGCCAGGAAATCCAGCATTGTGCCTCCAGTTAGAGTTGAAACGGATAAACAGAACCTAAGTCTAGTATACGCGTCAGCTCATCGAGTGCTTCGCGCCCTTCTCGCAGTAATTGCGGGTCGGCTAAATCGGCCTGCGTTAATTGATCACGATACCACTTGTCCACCCAATTATTGAGCGTTACAAACAGGTTATCGTTCATCATTACCGCTGGGTTCAATGCCTGAAGCTCCGTTTCGTTAAGCACCACGCGCAGGCGCAGACACGCAGGCCCACCGCCATTTGCCATACTTTCACGCAGATCAAACACTTTCAGCTCACTGATTGGGTTATCTGCCGCCAGCACCTCATTGAGATAACGCCATACGCCGACATGCTGGCGTGACTCCTCCGGTAGCACCAAAGTCATGCTACCATCTTCACGGCTAAGCAACTGGCTGTTAAACAGATAAGTGCTTACCGCATCGGCAACGGAAACTTTATTTGCCGGAACTTCAATGGCCGTAAAGCCCGGGACGCGTTCGCGTAACTGCTGATACAGCGCC
The nucleotide sequence above comes from Buttiauxella selenatireducens. Encoded proteins:
- the hutG gene encoding N-formylglutamate deformylase, whose product is MTAPFNFSRGKLPILISIPHAGTALTPEVESALSEAAMPLPDTDWHIPKLYEFATSLGGSVIIGNYSRMVIDLNRPADDKPLYTTATTGLYPETLFDGAPVFIPGKEPSQAQRKAVLDTIWQPYHLQLQTELERMKAEHGYALLFDAHSIASRIPRLFEGKLPDLNFGTNGGKSCDELIEEHLVACAASQKQFSWVANGRFKGGYITRAYGQPAQGIHAVQLELAQCNYMDEQAPFAWRSDRAEKLQPLLEQLIRSMLSSAQQIA
- the hutI gene encoding imidazolonepropionase, yielding MTYPRSIDSLWSGASLVTMKDGQYHTIEDGVIAVHQGKIVWLGTRDELPEITAQEHHHFDGGIVTPGFIDCHTHLVFGGDRSAEFEMRLNGVSYADIAAQGGGILSTVRHTREAHEDELFNSARQRLEHLLKEGVTTVEIKSGYGLDIDNEIKMLRVIRRLGETLPVEVYATCLAAHAIPPEFSGDGNKWVEVVCEQLLPRVANEKLADAVDAFCEHLAFSPAQTETVFAAARALGLPVKLHAEQLSALAGSSLAARYQALSADHLEYATAADAQAMAAANTVAVLLPGAFYLLREKQQPPVASFRQFGVPMAVASDMNPGTSPALSLRLMLNMACTLFGLTPEEALAGVTLHAAQALGIRESHGSLECGKVANFVHWPVARPAELVYWLGGQLPCTVIYQGEKRDSTF
- the astE gene encoding succinylglutamate desuccinylase; translation: MLDFLAQTLAGKVPTHSAGKNAHLHWQWWDEGILTLAPHQAVEKTLVLSAGIHGNETAPVEILAQLVDSLLAGEMALQWRVLVILGNPAALRSNQRYQHSDMNRMFGGRWQQFPESIETQRACRLEHALDLFLAECEETTCWHLDMHTAIRSSYHPRFGVLPARAQPYDEAFLSWLGCAGLQALVFHQAPGGTFTHFSSEHFNALSCTLELGKAQPFGENDLSQFEVTRQALQALLSGETSPCADSEPLRYKVSQQITRNSDDFVLHMSAQTQNFTAFPKGTLLAEDGDTRYVVKEDSEFVLFPNPNVAIGLRAGLMLTEI
- the spy gene encoding ATP-independent periplasmic protein-refolding chaperone Spy: MRKLTALFVASTLAMGAANLAHAADTTTTPAAKTDAPMMHHKGLRGGHHDMMFKDLNLTDAQKQQVRDIMKEQHGKMERPTVEERRAAHSIIASDSFDKAKAQAQVDKMAEQNKARMMAHMETQNKIYNILTPEQKKQFNANFEKRLTERPQHEGKMSADQQ